Part of the Leptolyngbya sp. BL0902 genome, GTGAAGCCCCAACTGGGGGAGACCATTTACGACGGGGCCTGTGGGTCGGCGGGTTTTTTGTGCGAAGCCTATGAGTACCTACGCCGGGGCCAACTGACCACGCAGCAGCTTGAGGTATTGCAGACCCAAACGCTGTTTGGCAAGGAAAAGAAGCCGCTGGCCTTTGTGATCAGCATTATGAACTTAATTCTGCACGGCATTGATGCGCCGAACATCATCCATACCAACACCCTGGCGGAAAATATCAGCGATGTTCAGGATAAGAACCGCTTTGATGTGATCCTGGCGAATCCGCCGTTTGGGGGCAAGGAGCGGAAGGAGGTACAGCAAAATTTCCCGATTAAAACGGGGGAAACGGCGTTTTTGTTTTTGCAGCACTTTATCAAAATGCTGAAGCAGGGCGGCAGAGGGGCGGTGGTGATTAAAAATACCTTTCTGTCGAACTCGGATAATGCGTCCCGTGCCCTGCGGCGAGAGCTGTTGTCGAGTTGTAATTTGCATACGGTATTAGACTGCCCCGGTGGAACGTTTATTGGGGCGGGGGTAAAGACGGTGGTGCTGTTTTTTGAGAAGGGTCCCTTCGACTCCGCTCAGGGTGTAGCCACTAAAAAGATTTGGTATTACCAGCTTGATCCGGGCCGCAATATGGGTAAAACGAACCCGCTAAATGATGATGACCTGAAGGAGTTTGTGGAGCTTCAGGCGACGTTTGCGGAAACGGAGAAGTCTTGGTTGGTGGATTTGGAGGATGTTGACCCCGAAACCTTTGACCTATCGGTAAAGAACCCCAACGCCCCAGAAGAAGCCCCCCTGCGCGACCCGCAGGAAATCATGGATGAGATTGCGGTGCTGGATGCGGAAAGTGCTGAGATTTTGGCAGGAATTGGGGGAATACTGTGATGGGTTTTGGCTTCGGCTGCGCTCAGCCAGCAGGTTGGGACGATCCACGAGGGCTGAGCGAAGTCGAAGCCCGGTCTCTGCTGAAGTAGCAGTGATTGCGGTGCTGGATGCGGAAAGTGCTGAGATTTTGGCGGGAATTGGGGGAATACTGTGATGGGTTTTGGCTTCGGCTGCGCTCAGCCAGCAGGTTGGGACGATCCACGAGGGCTGAGCGAGGTCGAAGCCCGGTATAAGATGCATGAAGGACAGGTGAACTATGCCTCATATGTACATTTTGGAATGCGTCGATGGGTCTTTTTACACGGGCAGCACTAGGAATTTGCCCCATCGCCTATGGCAGCACCAGAACGGTATGGGGGCCAATCATACGGCAAAGCGCTTGCCTGTGAAGTTGGTCTATGCGGAGGAATTTGAGCGGGTAGCGGATGCTTTTTATCGTGAGAAGCAGGTGCAGGGATGGAGTCGGGCAAAGAAAATAGCGCTGATGGAGAGCGATTGGGATCGGTTGCATATTTTGGCGGAGTGCCAAAATGCGACGCATTATTTGGGGGAGGCTGGGGGTTGATGGGTGGGTTTTGGCTTCGGCTTCGCTCAGCCAGCGGGGGGATGGGGTGGGGTAGATTTGGTTTCGGCTGTGCTCAGCCAGCGGGGGGGATGGGGCAATCCACGAGGGCTGAGCGAAGTCGAAGCCCGGTCTCTGCTGAAGTAGCAGTGATGGCGGCGCTGGATGCGGAGAATGCAGAAGAGATTTTGTCGAGAATTGGGGGGATGTTGTGATGGGTTTTGGCTTCGGCTTCGCTCAGCCAGCGGGGGGGGTGGTTGATGGGGTGGGTTTGGCTTTGGCTGCGCTCAGCCAGCGGGGGGGATGGGGCGATCCACGAGGGCTGAGCGAAGTCGAAGCCCGGTCTCTGCTGAAGTAGCAGTGATTGCGGCACTGGATGCGGAAAGTGCGGAGATTTTGGCTGGAATGGGGGGGGATGTTGTGATGGGTTTTGGTTTCGGCTGCGCTCAGCCAGCGGGGGGGATGGGGCGATCCACGAGGGCTGAGCGAAGTCGAAGCCCGGTCTCTGCTGCGGTAGCAGTGATGGCGGCGCTGGATGCGGAGAATGCAGAAGAGATTTTGTCGAGAATTGGGGGGATGTTGTGATGGGTTTTGGCTTCGGCTGCGCTCAGCCAGCGGGGGGGATGGGGCGATCCACGAGGGCTGAGCGAAGTCGAAGCCCGGTCTCTGCTGAAGTAGCAGTGATTGCGGCGCTGGATGCGGAAAGTGCTGAGATTTTGGCTGGAATTGGGGGAATATTGTGAATAACTGGAAATTGAAGTCTCTAGGTGATGTTTGTTTAGTTATTGGGGGTGGTACTCCATCCAAACGAAACAATGACTTCTATGGTGGTTCAATTCCTTGGGCAACTGTCCGGGACATGAAGCATGAAGTCATATCCAATACCGAATATAAAATTACCCAGGAAGCAGTTAAGAATAGCTCAACAAATATTATTCAAAAAGGCAATGTTATTATTGCAACTCGTGTTGGACTGGGAAAGGTTTGTTTCTTGGCGCAGGATACTGCCATCAATCAAGACTTACGCGGCATAATTCCTAAACGTCCTGATCAAGTCAATGAGCGTTTTCTCTTCTGGTGGTTTAAAAGTATAGTTGATTGACTTTAGACTGGGACGTTTTTAAGCTATTTATAAGCGGAGTGATGGTTGAACGAAGAAACGATGCCTTACAGTCTGGATTTAAGGAAGCGCGTGATCGACTTTGTAGAAGGAGGTGGCAGCATCTCGAAGGCGGCGAAAACCTATCAAGTCGGTCGTGCGACAATCTATCGCTGGTTAAATCGAGTCGACTTGGCCCCGACCAAGGTAACCCGACGCCAACGTAAACTCGATTGGGACGCTCTTCGCAAAGATGTGGAGCAGAATCCAGAAGCCACGTTGAAGGAACGGGCTCAGAAATTTGGGGTGAGCATTAGTGCGCTCTCTAAGGTCTTCAAGAAAATGAAAATCACCCGAAAAAAAAAGAACTAAGGTATCGAGAGCGAAATGCAGAAGAACGCATGAAATACTATCGAACCCTGAGAGCATTGATTCAGGTGTATGGCGTCAAAAGCCTGGTCTATATTGATGAGTGTGGGTTTGAGGAAGGCGTGGCTTGTCTGTACGCTTGGTCGAAACGGGGAAAGAAAATCTATGGAGAGCGCCAGGGCAAGCGAGGGAAGAAGGAGAATCTGATTGCGGCCCGGAGGAAAGGCAGAAAAGACTTGATTGCCCCAATGTTGTTTACCGGAAGCTTAGATGCTGAAGGATTTGAGGGATGGTTTAGTCTGTTTTTGTTGACGAACGTCACGACCCCCTCAGTTTTTATTCTAGATAATGCTCCCATCCATCGAAAGACGAAGATTAAAGAACTAGCAGAAGAGGCAGGGCATCAGATTTTATTTTTACCGAAGTACTCTCCCGACCTAAATGATATCGAGCATGACTTTAGTGCCTTAAAGAGAGCCAGAATGTATGCGAAACCCGGCACTTCTCTGGATGACATTATTCGAGACTATTGTGCTTCCTGATGTCTCATTACTAATTCCATCAACTATATTGCATCACAGATTGAGAAGGCTGGGACAGGCATGACTGTCAAAGGTGTCACATTACCTTTTATAAAATCTCTAAAAATCCCAGTCCCCCCAATCGCTGAGCAGAGGCGGATTGTGGCGATTTTGGATGAGGCATTTGAGGGAATTGATGCGGCCATTGCCAACACCGAAAAGAACCTAGCCAACGCCCGCGAACTCTTTGAAAGCTACCTAAATGCTGTCTTCACTCGCAAAGGTGATGGGTGGGTAGAGAAAAAACTAGATGAGATTTGCTCAATCAAGCATGGTTTTGCCTTTAAGGGTGAGTTTTTCACCAACGAGGAAACCGATTATGTCGTACTGACTCCTGGTTCCTTTTATGAAAGTGGAGGTTATCGAGATCAGGGATCAAAGACGAAATATTACACCGGAGAAATTCCAGAAGATTACGTCCTGCGTGAAGGTGATTTCCTGTTTGCTATGACCGAACAGGCAGTTGGTCTTTTAGGAAGCTCATTGATTGTGCCTGAATCAGGAAAATTTCTGCATAATCAGCGACTCGGATTAGTGCAAGTTTTTGAGGATGTCTCCTGGTGCAACGACTTCTTCTTTCATCAATTCAACACAAAACGTTTTAGGGATGCGGTTCAAGATACTGCTTCAGGCGTAAAAGTTAGGCATACTTCGCCTAAAAAGCTCGGCGCTATTCCAGTTTGTTTTCCTCCCACGATTTTGCAGCAACAGCAGGTCGCAGATAAGCTAAACATACTTCACACTGAAACCCAACGCCTCGAAGCCATCTACCAACAAAAACTTGCTGCCCTCAACGAACTCAAGCAATCCATTTTGCAAAAAGCCTTTTCTGGTGAATTAACCGCTGAAGTAGGCGATACAGCAGCGGCCCAAGCCCAGGAGGTGGCGGCGGCATGATTACCCTAGGCGACCTAGAACAGTGGCTAAATGCCCCAGCAGAGACAGAACAACTGGAATTTAAGCAGGCCAAGCAGAGCTTTAGCAAAACCGATTTGCTGCGGTACTGCGTTGCCTTGGCCAACGAGCGAGGCGGCCATCTTGTCTTGGGCGTGACCGATAAACCACCCCGTCGCGTGGTTGGCTCCCAGGCGTTTCCGTCGGCCACCTCTCTCAACGAAGTTAAGGCGCTGATCGTTCAACAATTGGGCTTTCGGGTAGACGTTACAGAATTGCAGCACCCCGATGGTCGAGTGCTGGTTTTTGAGATTCCTTCGCGCCCCCTTGGCCAGCCCCAAGCCTTTGAAGGCACCTATTTGATGCGGGCAGGTGAAAACCTGGTGGCCATGACGCCCGACGTATTGCGGGCCATCTTTGCTGAAGATCAACAGGATTGGTTTTCCCAGCCTGCCCGGTCGGAGGCCAGCGCCGATGATGTGATTGCCCTGCTAGACACCCAAACCTACTTTGAGCTGTTAGATCGGCCCTACCCCACCACCCGCGACAACGTGCTAGAGCGCTTGCAGAGCGAGGGCTTTATTCAGTCCACCAAGGCTGGATGGGTGATCACCAACCTTGCCGCCGTCCTCTTGGCCAGAAAGCTAGAGGCGTTTTCCCCATCGCTGGCTCGCAAGGCTCCGCGTGTCGTCATTTATGAAGGGATCAACAAACTCCAAACCCGCAACGAAATTGTTGGCCAGCGGGGTTATGCCGTTGGGTTTGAAGACTGGGTCACGTTTGTTCATAGCGCCGCTCCCCAAAATCACTTCATCGAAGAAGTGGTGCGCGAAGAAGTCAAAATGTTTCCCAAGCAAGCCATCCGAGAACTCATCGCCAATGCCCTGGTGCATCAAGATTTTTTGGCAACAGGAACCTCGGTGATGATCGAGATGTATAGCGACCGCTTGGAAATTTCTAATCCGGGTCTGCCCCCCATTCCTCCAGATCGCTTCATCGACGAGTACCGCTCTCGCAACGAACAACTCGCCGACATCATGCGCTGCCTCGGCATCTGCGAAGAAAAGGGCAGCGGCATCGATAAAGTTATCCATGCCGCCGAAGTCTACCAATTGCCAGCCCCCGACTTTCGGGTTGGAGAAACCCGCACAACGGCTGTGCTCTTTGCCTACCAAGACTTTGCCGACATGAGTAAATCAGACCGCATTCGGGCCTGCTATCAGCATTGCTGCCTGCTTTATGTCAGCAATCGCCAGATGTCTAACCAGACCCTTAGAGAGCGTTTTCACCTGCCTCCCGCGAGAGCTGCCACGGTATCGCAGATTATTGGCGCAACCAAAGAGGCTGACTTAATCAAAACCGATGACTCTGAATCAGCCTCCACTCGCTATGCCCGCTATCTCCCCTTCTGGGCCTAGAGTGTTTTAACGCAAATCGTTATTAGCCCCCTCCATTCGCTGAAACCCTTGTAAATCAAGGAAAAAAGTGTTTTAACGCAAATCATCAAAGCCCTCATTGAGGCCCAACAACTTGTCTTGTTGCCACATTTCATCTTTCTCAGGCTGGGTTTTCCCCTGAATGCCCTATCTTGGCCACCACCCGCCCCACTACTGACAATGGCCCAACCCCTAGGCCATGATAGAAGCGCCCCCGGAGGGCTTTGGCCTAAGAGTGCTTTAACGCAAATCGTCATTAGCCCCCCTCAATCGCTGAAGCCCTTGTAAATCAAGGAAAAAAGTGTTTTAACGCAAATCGAGATGCCCAATGAACGAAGCCGAAACCCGCGCTGAACTGATTGATCCTGCCCTGAGGGCCGCTGGCTGGGGCGTGGTAGACCATAGCCGGGTGCGGCGGGAAGTCATTGCCCCTGGGCGGCTGGTGGGGAATGGACGGCGGGCCACTGCCGAATTTGCCGACTATGTGTTGGAATATCGCGGCCACAAGCTTGCCGTCATTGAAGCCAAACGACGGAGCGAACCCGATACCCTCGGCGTGGCCCAGGCCAAACGCTATGCCCAAAAACTCGAAACCCGCTTTGCCTACTCCACCAATGGCGACGGCATCTACCAAATTGACCGACACACCGGGGTAGAGGGCTACATCAGCGCCTACCCTAGTCCCGATGACCTGTGGGCCGCCACATACAGCGAAGTTAATCTGTGGCGCGATCGCTTTGCCGCCATTCCCTTTGAAGACCGCAGCGGCACCTGGGAAGCCCGCTACTACCAGCACAATGCCATCCAGCACGTTTTAGAAGCCATCTGTGAAGGACGCAATCGAATCCTGCTGACTATGGCCACCGGAACCGGAAAAACCTTTGTGGCCTTTCAGCTCACATGGAAGCTATTTCAAAGCCGCTGGAACCTCAGCCGCGAACCTAACCGCCGCCCCCGCATCCTGTTCCTCGCCGACCGCAATATCCTGGCCAACCAAGCCTATAACGCCTACTCCGCCTTTCCCGACGATGCCCTCGTCCGCATCGACCCCGAAGCCATCAAAAAACGGGGCCGGGTGCCCAAAAACGGCAGCGTCTTTTTCACCATCTTCCAGACCTTCATGGCTGAGAGCGCTGGTTTTGACTCCGCTCAACCAGCGAGCACCACGGGGGCTGAGCGGAGCCGAAGCCCCCGCAACTTTGGCGACTATCCCCCCGACTTCTTCGACTTCATCATCATCGACGAATGCCACCGGGGCGGAGCCAAGGACGAAAGCACATGGCGGGCCATTTTGGAATACTTCGCCCCCGCCGTCCAACTGGGCCTCACCGCCACCCCCAAACGGGCTAACAACGCCGACACCTACGCCTACTTTGGCGACCCTGTCTACACCTACGCCCTCAAAGACGGCATCAACGACGGTTTCCTCACCCCCTTCAAGGTGCGCCAGTTCGAGACCACCCTCGATGAATACCTCTACAGCCCCGACGATGAGGTGATTGAAGGGGCGATCAACACCGAGAAAACCTATACCGAAGCCGACTTTAACCGCATCATCGAAATCAAAGAACGCGAACGCTACCGGGTGCAGCTCTTTATGGAGATGATTAACCAGAACGAAAAGACGCTGGTGTTTTGCGCCACCCAAGACCACGCCCTCGCTGTCCGCGACCTGATCAACGAGTTCAAAATTAGCACCGACCCCGACTACTGCGTCCGCGTCACCGCCGATGATGGCAACCTGGGCGAGCAATTCCTGCGCACCTTCCAGGACAACGAAAAAAACATCCCCACGATTCTCACTACTTCCCAAAAGCTCTCCACCGGAGTGGATGCCCGCAACGTGCGCAATATCGTCCTACTGCGGGTGATTGGCACCATCATCGAGTTTAAGCAAATCGTGGGACGCGGCACCCGGCCCTTCGATGGCAAAGACTATTTCACCATCTACGACTTCGTCAAAGCCTACGAACACTTCAACGACCCCGAATGGGATGGCGAACCCGCCGAACCCGTCCCCGTCACCAGCCGCCGCAGTCGCGAGCCCGGTGGACAATACATCACCGATCCAAACGTCACTGACCCCAGCGACGATGGAGAAGGGCCAGAATCTACCCGCCGCCGCCCTGAAAAAATCGTCATCCAGCTTGCCGATGGCAAGGCCCGCACCCTGCAAAACACCACCCAAACCCGCTTTTGGAGTCCTGACGGCACCCCCATCACCGCCGCTGAATTTGTGACGAGGCTGTTTGGCGATCTCCCATCCCTATTCCAAGACGAAGCCGAACTGCGCCACCTCTGGAGCCGCCCCGATACCCGCAAAGCTCTGCTAGAGGGGCTAGCTGAACGGGGCTATGGTAACGAACAGCTCACCGAAATCAGCCGCCTGGTAGACGCCGAAAACAGCGATCTTTACGATGTGTTGGCCTACATTGCCTACACCACCGATCCCATCAGCCGCCGAGATCGAGTCGCCATCCGCAAGGCTCGTATCTTTGCCCAATATGGCGACAGCAAACAGCAGGAATTTCTAGACTTTGTGCTCGATCAATACATCCACGCCGGAGTGAGCGAACTTGACCAAGGTAAGCTGCCACACCTGCTAGAGCTGCGATACCACAGCTTGAAAGATGCAGTGAATGAGCTGGGTAGCGTGAAAACGATTAGCGAGGTCTTTACAGGCTTTCAGCGATATTTGTATGCCCAAAACGAGGCCGCCTAGCCAGGTGCCTGACCCGATCTAGAAGCGCCGCAAGCGACCTTAACGGTGTCTTGACCTTGGCCTAAACAAAAGGCCAAAAGCCTTGACACTCAACGGAGAGGGAGGGATTCGAACCCTCGTTAGGTTTGACCCTAAAACAGATTTCGAGTCTGCCGCATTCAACCACTCTGCCACCTCTCCCGGTGGTGTTTGTTATTCTACCCTCTGATTAGGATTTTCCGGTGACGGGGGCGGAAAAATTCTCCTAGCTGACTAAGCCTGACCGCAAAGCCCGCACGGCGGCTTTGGTGCGATCATCCACCCCTAGCTTATTGAGAATGCTGCGAACGTGGGTTTTGACGGTGCCCACTGTGATGTAGGAGCGTTCGGCAATTTCGGCGTTGCTGCATCCGGCCACAATTAGCTCTAGAATTTCTAGCTCTCGCTCTGTGAGGGGGCAGGTTTCGAGGATTTGCTCGAATTCTGGAGCCACAGCATCAATCCGTACGGTGCGGCTTCCCGCAGCCACGGGGCTGACTTCACGCACCTGCTGGAGTACCACGTTGGCCACGGCTGGATCAATCCAGGCATTGCCTTGGCAGGTTTCGCGCACCGCAATGATCAGGTCATCGAGTTCCGTCTGTTTCATGCAATAGGAGTCGGCCCCAGCAGCAAAGGCCGCCATCACCGCCGATTCGCTGTCGTGCATGGTCAGCATCAGCACCCTGGGCAGGGCTTGACCTTGGCTGGCCTGGAATTGCCGCAGGGCCTCTACCACTTCTATCCCATCCATGTCTGGGAGGCCGATATCCACGAGGGCAATGTCTGCAACCTTGCTTTTTAAGAGATTGAGACCTTCCTTGCCTGTGGCGGCTTCACCGACTACTTCCATATCTTCCAACTGGCTGAGGCCAGCCTTCAGGCCCATGCGGGTGAGGTTGTGGTCTTCAATCAAAATAATCCGGATCATGGTGATGGGTTGAATGCAAGGAATAAATAAAACGAGTCGGGGCAGGCAGAGCAACTAGTCGGCAGAACAACTGCTGTAGCCTCTCCTGGCTGGGAGAATCGCTGGGCCATTGAGCAAGGGGGACGTTGCGTGAATAGCCGAAAAATCTGGCTCTTGGCTGGCTTTCCTTCTCAAAATTAAGTCTTTGGTTAGACGTTGTCTTGTATCCTCAGGCAGAGATTTCTGATTTGCCTTGGGAGCCAACGTTGACCGATCCCCTTTCCCCAACCGTTGTTGCCGATGATGCCCCCTGGCTGGCACTGGTGGTGGGCAATAGTCGCCTGCACTGGGCCGCCTTTTGGGGAGAGCAGATCCTTGGCCTTTGGCATACGCCCCACTTGTCTGAGGCCCAAGCCCAAGGGCTGATTCAGGACACCTTTGCCCCATCGGCCTGGGCGGCCTTAGCAGCGGATTTTGGACTTAGATCGTGGCCTTGGGAGGTTGGGCCATCGGAGGGGAGCCTATGGGATGGGCCAGGTTTTTCACCCCCGCCGCCCCTCTGGCTGGCCTCGGTGGTGCAGAATCAAGGGCAGATTTGGCACACCTACGACCGCTGTGTAGCGGTGACAACGGAGAACGTTCCCCTCGGCAACCGCTATGCCACCCTGGGGGTAGATCGGGCCTTGGCTTTGGTGGGGGCGGGGGATGTTTGGGGCTGGCCCGTTTTGGTAGTTGATGGGGGCACGGCCCTCACCCTCACCGCCGGAGTGGCCGGGGATTTGGTGGGCGGTGCCCTTTGGCCCGGTTTGCGAGCGCAGTTCCGCGCCCTGCACGACTACACTGATGGCCTGCCCCTTGTGTCCCCCGCCTTCGGTGGGGCCGTGAATACTCCCGTAGTCAGTCCTTGGACAACCACCCTGCCCCCCCGCTGGGCCACCACCACGGCAGAGGCTATGGTGAGCGGTGTTGTTTATGGCCAACTGGCAGGGCTGCGAGACTTCATTGCCGACTGGCGGCAAATCCATACTCAGGGGCGGGTGGTCTTCACCGGGGGCGATGGGCCAGCCCTAGCCGCTGCCCTAATTACCCAAATCCCCGCCTGGGAAGCGTTCATTCAGGTGGAAGCTGCCCTGACCTTCTGGGGCCTGCGGGTGTGTCGCCGGGGTTGGGGTTAGAGGCCGCGAATCATCGCTTGATAGGCGACGGGATCGGTGCCGACCCCAGTGTTAGCCTCGAAGGTGCCTTCGTTGTGCATGGCCTGGAGGTTGGCGACGCGGTTGCCCGGATTGGGGTGGCTGCTGAGAAATTCGGGTGGGTTGCCGCCTCGGCGCTCCAGGGTTTGCATGAAGGTAATGAAGCCCGTGGTGTCGTAGCCCGCTCGGCCCATGTTAACAAAGCCCCGACGGTCGGCATCAAACTCGGCTTCGCGGCTGTTGGGCAATTCTAGGGCCAACTGCATCCCGATATTCACGAGGGTGTCTTGACGCACGCGCAGGGCTCCGGCAATGCCGTTGGCTAGGGCCGCCTGCTGCATGCGGTTAATCACGTGGCGTCCGGTGATGTGGCCAATTTCGTGGGCCATTACCCCGGCCAGTTCGGCTTCGTTGGTGGCGGCCCGAATCAACCCGGTTTGGATGTAGACAAATCCGCCCGTGGTAGCAAAGGCATTAATGCTGTTATCGGCCACCACTTGGAAGGTGTAGGGCATGGTGGGACGGTCGCTGGCGGCGGCAAGGCGCTGACCAATGGCGTTGATGTACTCATTGATGGCCGGATTGCCGCGATAAACCGTTACCCCTTGGGCCTTGAGCTGTCGGTCAATCTGGGTGCCGAGGGCCACCTCATCGCGCTCTGACATATTACTGAGCTGGATGTAGCGAACCCCCTGGAACAACAGCTCCAGCAGGCTAGCGTGGGACGGCATGGGGGTGGCCAAGCCAATGCCGAGGGCCAACAGCAGCGCCATGGCAGCATAGGTGCCCCGACGGTAGAGGGAACGGAACAGGGTGCGCGAAGTGGTGGTGAGTCGAATCAACATGGTGGTCGTGCCCTATCAACGTACGATCAGGATGCCCAGTTTTCCTTCCAGACGCGCCAGCTAACACAGAAGTGCCCGCCTGTGCTTCAATGGTATCGGCTTTGCCCTAGAGGTGCAGCCCGACTGACTCGTTGTGTTCTAAGCCCAGAGGGGCATCCATTGGCATGACCATCATTGACTCTAAAGGACGCCTGTTTGGTAAAGTCAGCCTCCTGGATGTGGGAGCGGCACTGATTATTTTGATGGTGCTGGGCGGCATTTTCCTCTACCCCGGCACCTCTGGGTCGGTGGCCCAGGTGGGGGCCACGATGCGCCCGGTGGAGGTGGACTTAATGGTGCGCGGGCTGTCTTCGTCTAACCCCGACCAACTCTTCAGCGCCATCCAAAACGCCGAAACCGTCAACATCATTATCCGCAATCAGCCCCACGGCCAGGTTAGGGTCAAGGCTGTGCAGCGGCTATCGCGCTCGACCACGGTGCCCCAGCCCGATGGCAGCGTTATCGCCATGCCCGACCCGCGCCCGGAGCTGAACTACACCATTGATATGCTGATCACCCTAGAGGGACAGGCCCAAATGACCGATACAGGCCCCGTCTTTGGCAACAGCAAAATTAAGGTGGGCACCCCCGTCGAAATTGACGGCGACCTCTACAACTTCAACACCAGCACCGTGGACGTGCGAGTTTTAGATAATCCGTCCTAACCGCCGTCCCTCATCCAAGGAATTCCGTTCTATGACCGTCGCCCCTCTGTCTGCTGCTCCGTCGTCTCCCGCCGTCCGTTCTTCTTGGTTTGACCTAGCCGATCAATCCTTGGCTGGACAGATCATCAGCCGAGACGATGCCCATCGGGTGCTGGCCTCGGCGGATGAAGACTTGCTGGACTTGCTGGCGGCGGCCTACCGGGTGCGACGACACCACTGGGGCAATCGGGTGCGGCTGCACTTTTTGCTGAATGCCCAAAGCGGCCTTTGTCCCGAAGATTGCCATTACTGCTCCCAGTCCAAAATCTCCAGCGCCGAGATTGAAAAATATCCCTTCATGGCCCAGGAGCAAATCCTAGCCGCCGCTGAACGCGCCCATAACCTCAAGGCGGGCACCTTTTGCATGGTGATCTCCGGGCGATCTCCCTCAGAACGGGTATTCAACCAGGTGCTAGATACCGTGCGCGAGGTCAAAGCTCGCTACCCAATGAAGCTTTGCGCCTGTCTGGGGCTGTTGGATGAGCAGCAAACCCAGCAACTGGCGGCGGCGGGGGTTGACCGGGTGAACCACAACCTCAATACCTCCGAGGCCCACCACGGCGATATCTGCACCACCCACGGTTTCCAAGACCGCATGGAGACCCTGCGGGCGGTACAGTCGGCGGGCATCACCACCTGCTCTGGCGGCATCTTTGGCATGGGCGAAAGCCACGATGACATCATTGATATGGCCCTTACCCTGCGCCAAATCAACGTCACCAGTGTGCCGCTGAATTTCCTCATCCCCATCCCTGGCACCCCCTTTGAGGGCCGTCAGGAGCTTACCCCGCGCCAGTGCCTGCGGATTCTCAGCCTATTCCGCCTGCTGCTCCCCGCCCAGGAAATCCGCATTGCGGGGGGCCGCGAAGTGCAACTGCGCCAGCTTCAGCCCCTGGGCCTCTATGCCGCCAACTCCATTTTCATCGGCGACTACCTCACCACCCCTGGTCAAGCCGCCCAGGCCGACTTCGAGATGATCCGCGACGCCGGATTTGTGCTCGAAGGCCCCGACGGCGAAGCGCTGCCAGACACGGTCAATATCCCCGACGATATTCCAGCCGTCTAGTTTCTGGGGCGGATGCGAGTACTAGGTTTAGTCCACCACAGGGCTGCCGTGGTGGTGGGTCATATACCAGCGTCCAGCCATGCGCTCAAAGCCGTTGGTGGCCATGGAGCGGGCCTGGAGCCGTCGGCCTTGGCTGATTTGCAGCACGTT contains:
- a CDS encoding ATP-binding protein: MITLGDLEQWLNAPAETEQLEFKQAKQSFSKTDLLRYCVALANERGGHLVLGVTDKPPRRVVGSQAFPSATSLNEVKALIVQQLGFRVDVTELQHPDGRVLVFEIPSRPLGQPQAFEGTYLMRAGENLVAMTPDVLRAIFAEDQQDWFSQPARSEASADDVIALLDTQTYFELLDRPYPTTRDNVLERLQSEGFIQSTKAGWVITNLAAVLLARKLEAFSPSLARKAPRVVIYEGINKLQTRNEIVGQRGYAVGFEDWVTFVHSAAPQNHFIEEVVREEVKMFPKQAIRELIANALVHQDFLATGTSVMIEMYSDRLEISNPGLPPIPPDRFIDEYRSRNEQLADIMRCLGICEEKGSGIDKVIHAAEVYQLPAPDFRVGETRTTAVLFAYQDFADMSKSDRIRACYQHCCLLYVSNRQMSNQTLRERFHLPPARAATVSQIIGATKEADLIKTDDSESASTRYARYLPFWA
- a CDS encoding restriction endonuclease subunit S, producing the protein MNNWKLKSLGDVCLVIGGGTPSKRNNDFYGGSIPWATVRDMKHEVISNTEYKITQEAVKNSSTNIIQKGNVIIATRVGLGKVCFLAQDTAINQDLRGIIPKRPDQVNERFLFWWFKSIVD
- a CDS encoding restriction endonuclease subunit S — its product is MEKAGTGMTVKGVTLPFIKSLKIPVPPIAEQRRIVAILDEAFEGIDAAIANTEKNLANARELFESYLNAVFTRKGDGWVEKKLDEICSIKHGFAFKGEFFTNEETDYVVLTPGSFYESGGYRDQGSKTKYYTGEIPEDYVLREGDFLFAMTEQAVGLLGSSLIVPESGKFLHNQRLGLVQVFEDVSWCNDFFFHQFNTKRFRDAVQDTASGVKVRHTSPKKLGAIPVCFPPTILQQQQVADKLNILHTETQRLEAIYQQKLAALNELKQSILQKAFSGELTAEVGDTAAAQAQEVAAA
- the hsdR gene encoding EcoAI/FtnUII family type I restriction enzme subunit R, translated to MNEAETRAELIDPALRAAGWGVVDHSRVRREVIAPGRLVGNGRRATAEFADYVLEYRGHKLAVIEAKRRSEPDTLGVAQAKRYAQKLETRFAYSTNGDGIYQIDRHTGVEGYISAYPSPDDLWAATYSEVNLWRDRFAAIPFEDRSGTWEARYYQHNAIQHVLEAICEGRNRILLTMATGTGKTFVAFQLTWKLFQSRWNLSREPNRRPRILFLADRNILANQAYNAYSAFPDDALVRIDPEAIKKRGRVPKNGSVFFTIFQTFMAESAGFDSAQPASTTGAERSRSPRNFGDYPPDFFDFIIIDECHRGGAKDESTWRAILEYFAPAVQLGLTATPKRANNADTYAYFGDPVYTYALKDGINDGFLTPFKVRQFETTLDEYLYSPDDEVIEGAINTEKTYTEADFNRIIEIKERERYRVQLFMEMINQNEKTLVFCATQDHALAVRDLINEFKISTDPDYCVRVTADDGNLGEQFLRTFQDNEKNIPTILTTSQKLSTGVDARNVRNIVLLRVIGTIIEFKQIVGRGTRPFDGKDYFTIYDFVKAYEHFNDPEWDGEPAEPVPVTSRRSREPGGQYITDPNVTDPSDDGEGPESTRRRPEKIVIQLADGKARTLQNTTQTRFWSPDGTPITAAEFVTRLFGDLPSLFQDEAELRHLWSRPDTRKALLEGLAERGYGNEQLTEISRLVDAENSDLYDVLAYIAYTTDPISRRDRVAIRKARIFAQYGDSKQQEFLDFVLDQYIHAGVSELDQGKLPHLLELRYHSLKDAVNELGSVKTISEVFTGFQRYLYAQNEAA
- a CDS encoding GIY-YIG nuclease family protein gives rise to the protein MPHMYILECVDGSFYTGSTRNLPHRLWQHQNGMGANHTAKRLPVKLVYAEEFERVADAFYREKQVQGWSRAKKIALMESDWDRLHILAECQNATHYLGEAGG
- a CDS encoding type I restriction-modification system subunit M encodes the protein MPSWLDALMGAARGRSIFPVGRDSMFEQTFRNIDDVLWKEAGCTTELDYTEQTSWLLFLKYLNDLEYERAIEAELVGKPYDFLLEEPYRWSSWAAPKTAAGEFDHDRALIGPDLIEFVNTQLFPYLQGFKQRASSPNTIEYKIGEIFGEIKNKFTSGYSLRDALEYIDELRFGSQEEKHELSYLYEAKIKNMGNAGRNGGEYYTPRPLIRAMIQVVKPQLGETIYDGACGSAGFLCEAYEYLRRGQLTTQQLEVLQTQTLFGKEKKPLAFVISIMNLILHGIDAPNIIHTNTLAENISDVQDKNRFDVILANPPFGGKERKEVQQNFPIKTGETAFLFLQHFIKMLKQGGRGAVVIKNTFLSNSDNASRALRRELLSSCNLHTVLDCPGGTFIGAGVKTVVLFFEKGPFDSAQGVATKKIWYYQLDPGRNMGKTNPLNDDDLKEFVELQATFAETEKSWLVDLEDVDPETFDLSVKNPNAPEEAPLRDPQEIMDEIAVLDAESAEILAGIGGIL